ataaatttttcactatacctaccttaatattgaattatttcgttttttgcaGTGAGGTACATTTGTAtgtgttttgaaattctttatccGAGCACTATAAGTATGTAGATAAATAGGAGTAACTAAGTTGTTCTTTCATGCAttctgagaataaaaaaaaagagcggCATGCTGCATGATTATCCGAGGGTCAGATTGTAATCAGACATTGCTCTGAAATCTGTCATGATAAGTATTTCTAAGACCGTAGGCGTCTGTAAATCCGGAAACGGAAActgaaattatacctacttatcaagaACGAGGTATGTTTTGTGTGTAAGTATTATCATCACTTTATTGTTCATAACTATGTattaaaaatcgtgttttaGTTAGAAACCCTTTTCAAAATGCCATTGTTTCATTGTTTTACCGTAGGTACCCTTTCAACCTACAAAACCTGTTCAAATGATcgaaatttgtagtttttaaaataatttttgtattatttacTTTAGCATTGtcatgttttaataattttttgaagtttctttttttcctcgtgaataattttaattttttaaagtttttaattcaaaatgggAGCCTGTgtcaatgtttttaaatttgttttcctGGCGTGTTTGTTTAATCAGGTAGGTATTTACTTTGAATGCAAATAAGTATATTCATTAACATTATTCAGATatgtaataaattaaaaacaatgaaTTTCCAGGTGAATTTCATTTAGCTAGTTCCATCATAAATTTCGGTTCTGAACTGGAGAGCAATCTAAAAATGTTCTAAACAAAATTGtccatctttgaaaaaatgtttctatagctccttcaattttctaaGCTAGAATATTATGTCGCAGAACCTTTTTTGTCCATATTAAAAAGTTTTCCCAGAAACCATAcctattaataaatttaatttttttcttcaaattttgaaatttaaaattttgccccttcaaattctATAATTGGTCTTTTGAAAAGGGGACCTATTTTGGGCTTAGGCGAGGCAAAAATCAACATGACATTACAACTTTTTGTCaactctccaaaaattgacactctttgacaattttgaaaatagaaaaaaaaaacaaattttttgacaacttggACAAAAACAGGATGTTTTGGGCAATCTTTATCTTGGCAATAATTggccctttttgacaattttaccaagaatGGATACTTTACAacagttttgccaaaaatgcacactttttgacaaatgtgccaaaagtggacactttttgactattttaccaaaaattggcactttttgaccGTTTCCTCgaaatttgacactttttaacttggaaaaatttggcaataaaaaaaagaaccttGTAtgcaatattgacaaaaaaacaagactttcgttcagtagaaccttaaaagtggtcttggattttgacggcaatagccTAGGTcgactcagaatctcaaatagcATATCTTTTAGATCAATACTTGCATTCGACTGGATATCTGTCACAAAACTACAATATGTATGTTGTTTAGGTTTACTGTTTTACACGATTTCCACCCAATCCGAGTAAAACATTTCGTTGCAAAAGCGGGCAATACGTCGCATCCAACGATCTTTGCGATACTGTTCAAGATTGTTCCGATGGTAGTGACGAGCCAAACTCGTGTAAGACTTGGAACTGCGGACCCGGTCAATTTTCTTGTGTTCctaattcaaattcaacgaaaaatgCGACCTGCTTAAATGCAAAAGTGCTATGCGATACACGTAAAGACTGCGCTGATAATTTCGACGAAGATAATTGTGGTATTTTCATCGGaacataattttacaaattaaattttttttgcgaaaaaataagtttattCAACGGTTCCTGTTTAATGCAGGGGATCTAATAAATGTTCAGAACTGTGAACTcggagatggaaaatttttatgcaggGATAAGTTAAGATGTCTCGGTTTAGAAAACACTTGCGATGGGTATTGCAATTGTTTCGATTGTTCTGATGAGAATGAAAATTGCACCAAGATTGGTGagtggttattttttttcatcaagtaggtacgtgaaagtagatactcgtacctacctacttaaacaAATGTATTCGGGTTCGAATTAAATCCTGATGTAActaaatgttttattttattttatttttttgcagattaCCAGTCGCTGAGTTCATGCCCGAATGCGTACTATCCCCTTCCATTGTCATCAGGGCCCATCTGTTTGTGTAATTCGTCCAATGCTGCATATCAGAATTTATGCAAAGGTGAgtagcaatttttcatttaatcgcTACCTAGTAAAAATTGCGGTTTGAGGTCCGAAATTGTAAAtagaaccaattttgaaaatttttggaaaggagCTTGGAATTAATTTGGTTTGAAACCTTCTCTGACGTAAAGAATTGtgatgaccccccccccaatgaagTTATAGCCTcctctgcaaataaaattttaaatcatgggTAATGTTTTTTACTTCATGTCAAGAATTTGGTATCAACTTGATTGTGTTCAattcatctgaattttttttccaacttgtcTGGGTAAGTAGGTCTTACTCTTAAGAATTCTTCACGAATTTACGACAAAGTTCCAGAAGTCTCAAATGTATTTTTCTTAAGGTCGTTGACCCGTCAGTATGGCTTCCCAACGTCGTCTGGCTGCATGGCTGGTttcccaaggtcattgacctgcatGTCAATCTGGcttttccaaggtcgtctgacTGTCTGTCTgccctcttgaggtcattgacccacatgtctggcctttcaaggtcgtctgtttaTTTGCCGAGCCTTTtaaaaggtcattgacctgtctgggTGGATTCTAAGATCGTCTGCCTGTTTGTAtctagcctcttaaggtcattgaccagttTGTCTGGCTTCCAAAGCTCGTCTGTCAGTCTGACattccaaggtcattgacctgtccgAATGATCTTTCAAGGTCGTGTGACTGCATGGCTTGCTTAttgaggtcattgatccgtctgtctggcctctcaaggtcgtctgtctatcTGTCAGTCtagcctcttgaggtcattgacctgtcaatAAGTATATCGCTTCTCAAAATAATCAGATCATCAAAATTATGTCCCTATGTACGATCAAAAAACATTATTGTTAGAGTAGGAAGTATATGCCTTAAAGCCACTACCAATATATTCGTCAAAGCATAATCGTATATCAACCCTTTACCATTCTGGTAACAATAGGCGTGGTCAAGGTGCTAATTTGGCTGGCTAGCCAAATTAGCTACCTAAACTCGTCGCAGTTCTACAACGACAAGAGTCGCGAATTGACAAGTTAAAGGTACCCTAAAATACAGGAGAGCTCAGGCCCTCGGTTAAAGGTTTTTTATATTAGtttatttctttatttcgtTTAAGTTTTTAGTTGTGTTAAGTTTTTTCCTTGTAATACTCGTGATTACATCTGTATTTATTTGTGTAATATAAGTTCAAGTAAATAATCGCGTATTTATTCCTCGTGTACTTTTTTATGATAAATAATTGTGGTAAAATCTCTATTTGCGCACCTAGCCAGGGTAAGTATTGTTAATCTAGCAGTGGCTGATTACATTAAGTGAATAGGGAACACACTAAGTACATAACTCTCTGTGCGAATCCCAATTGTTGTGTACTTAGTGTGGCTAGCAAGCATCACACATCAGTCTGAATGCTCTCTCGTTACCTCACGACTCAGTATTAAGTCTCTATATTATTTATCATTATTATGAATGATTGCTgacattcaaaatattgaaggGGCTGACtttattcaaaaactttcaaatttgaggtgctctaagttttgaaaattttaaattctcaaatcgGCGTTTTCCCagttgagcaaaaattcaaaaaactgaaaatatagAAAGGTATACCTAATTATGCTTAATTCAAGCTACTTATATTATGATACCTATTTATTGATTTGCAGaagtaaaaaattgtacatCAGGTTATCGATGTGATCAAAAATGCTCACAGTACAAAAATAGAATTCTTTGTTCGTGTTTCGAAGACTTCACGGAAGTACTTGTATCAAATGGTTTCAAATGTCGGAGCAAAAGTAAGTTATGGATAGCTTACTAATTAATTTTGGttcgaaaattcaataaatcaaCCCAGAAGACGATCTGTACATAAGAAATTGCATGCTCATCTACTTATTCGAATAccattacctacttactcatgAGAATAAAAATCATGTCCACAGTCCAACATttaatttaaagatttttttttttctttctgcagAATTTTACGGAACCGAATTGATTTATACTACAACAAATCAAATTAAAGCTCTGAATGCGACCACAAAGCAAGTCGACtatataaaaaatgatgtacaAACTCAAATATTAGCAGCCTCTCGGAACTCCATTTATTACACAATATTTCGCGATAAGAGTAGAAGCATTTACCAAATTCTTAACTACGgatcttctaaaaaaaatagaaaaatattagaTTTaagtgagtgttttttttgttacctatttACTTATCGAACTCAAAATTAAAGAAGTATAGGTACCCAGATAGACAAAGATAATATATCTAAGCACTAgataaatttaacaatttttcattccaacAGATTCGTCTATCATATCCATAGCTATCGACTACATCACtgaaaatgtatattttacAACCAACGAGTCTCTATCAGTTTGCTCGAAGGGAGGAGAAATCTGTCTCCAGCTGAAATGCTGCGATGTATCTTACGTGGTCCTGAATCCCAAAAATGGGTAAGTTTATAATAAAGTCATAGAGTACCTACCATATACTTAGGTCTACTTACATCTAAAATTGAGTCAGGTGTTATACTTATCTATCTATTCTCCTTCAGAAATTTATGAAACAGGAATAAAGCTGCAAAAACAAACTTAAAGTATTGTACAATTACAATAGGGTAATTGCTGACTAGATGGAGCTTTTAATTTCACTCGAATATCTGGATTTTTATAGTACGATGTTTTACACGAAGAGTTCTGACAAACCAAACGAACGATTGTTGATGCGATCCTACATGGACGGAAATCATGAAAGTGTTTTCATTGACGGTTCTTTTCCGGATATCGTTCCTGTGGCGGTTGATGAAGAATTTTATAGATTATATTGGTTGGAAGGCAATAGAATACATTCCATTTCTCTTCACGATAAGACTATTGATGTAAGAAGCATTGTGCAAGTAGGTAGTTGATAAGTAAATTAGATACATACTCTATTCACAAGGCGACCAGGTGCTGACATAAATCAGAACCAAGCTTTGTTTGTAAAACAATGTAGTGTTTGTTTACCTTTGAAATCAATGACCccaatcagaaaaaatttctctaaaatatgATCTTGATGTACTAAGTATGATGTTGAATCAGCAGTATGACATAGAAGTAAAATGTTGTTCCTCTATtttgaaggggggagggggagataGAGACTTCGACTGGTCTATTTAAATAGCGATTATAATTCTCGTTGTACATACTAATAAAACCATATTATGCATTTCCAGAAACGTGACATCAGATTTAATCATGCCTTGAAATCGTTGACTATTTTGGATGAAATTGTATTCTACACCTCGCAGCGTGATAATAAAATTTACCAAGCGGAAAATCTCGAACGTTTTGTGAAATCAGCTGAAGAAAAAAGTGGTAGAGCTTATTACGACTATTACGAACGACCATTACAGGATAACAATTACACGCTGCACACAGATGCAGATGGCACAATCTCCATTATAGATGTCAAATCGTATAATGCCATTCGACAACTTGCAGCCAAGGTAGGTACTATAAATtgaacaataggtacctacctacatgtttGTACTttcgtgatttattttttttataatttcacgTACATATTTTGATCAAACAGGCCAAAAATCCGTGCAATTCTTCATGCAAAGGTCTATGTTTATTGCGTAGTGTTTCGAGGTTTTCTCTATATTATGGTAGCCTGTTTTCTAACTGCATTTGTAACGATTTCTCTCCTTCGAAGAGTAATAATTGGTGCGGTGCGTCTCCTCTTCAAATAAATACACCAAATGATGCTGATGGCGATGATGACGGATTTCCATTTATGATgacgtttttgattttgattgtgCTGTCGGCTGTTCTTAGTGGAATGTATTTTGTTTACGACAGATATTACAGAGGGGTAGTTCATAATTCAAGGCGATCTCAAGACGATCGAATTTACGATCCTAATCAAGATGAGTTTTGATTAAGTATTTATGaagataatattttgaaaaaatcatctataaatatttatttcaaaaaggaactaagtagttttttttccattgagtaaattaatgtaagtaggtaggtactcctaGCCTAAGCCTattgataactttttcaacaataaatttaatatttagGTATCTGATGGTTGATGTTATTTGTTTCTCTGTGgcataacattttttataacAAACAAAGAATAATCGTAAAAGCATCCAGAAATACCgacgttattattttttatgacaaagaaactcaatttcaaaaattcttttatcgcattttcaaaaaaaaaatcaatttgaatattttttgaaaaattataggtacctacctacttgctCATACCTAGACTGCCGGATCAAAACCCGAGTCGAGCTTCCTACTTTTTGCTCAATATTTCTCACAAACAAAGTAAATCCTCTACAAGAAaatctacctactcattttatcaaaattttcgatttctggtcATCTTAACCAGACTCATGTACATCGAAATTCGTAATAGTGaatatttgtataatttttacattattagttgggtaaaattgatgttttaaaaaaattctcattttaatgAACCAGTAGTAATCAACCAAGTGTAAAAAAAGTTATGACATATGTCACAAAGTTTAGAGCAGATTTTGATAAGATAaaaaactacgagtatatgtacgTAACCTACCTAAATCAAATGACTAATTTTCCACGTACCtataaatattgataaaaaattttctaaaaaatgatgCGATTACATTTACAGCGCAACGGCACGTTTCAAAGCACCATTGAAACAGGAAGgctagaaaaaaaagagagatatTTTAAACGTTTGTCATAAAAAATACTTATGCATTGAAAGTTGGTTTCGTATCAGTACATGCCGGTATGATTTGCTTGTTAACGTTGAAGTAATTCATTTTAAAGCGTTTAAAAGTTCGCGAGTGGGAAGTTCCTATTTACATCATGATTTCAAAATAACTCGAACGAGAgaatttttacatgattttttgctACCATATTCATAATTCTCAAACAGTACGTGGCATAATGATTACAATTTTAATTGTTTGTTGAAGATCTGTGTCGATTTGAATATGAATATTCGGAATATTGGGAACGTTTTGCTCATTTTGGGCGTGGTCAttgaagtaagtaaattttatccttttttgaTATCTATGATTCACTTATGGGGTaaataattaagtacctatatacctaagtacctacgagtacttcTAACTTCTGATAGTTTGTAAGATAATGGAACTGTTTTACAATTTCAGATTTGTTGTGCCGAATCTCAAAATACTATCGTATCTCATGACAATGACACTACCACCGTATCTCATGACAATGACACTACCACCATATCTCCTAAACCTACCGTATCTCATGACAATGACACTACCACCGTATCTCCAAATACTACTGTACCTACAAATACTACCGGATCTTATTGTAGTAATGTCCCTTCAAGTAATAAGCCAGCGAATTCCATTATGGTATGTACGTTTGTCGTTTATGTAAGTATTAGGAGAAATACATTTGAGTACCTAGGTATGATTGAATGTTAAAGTTGGCGCTTGAAAATCTTCATAAATTTTGTTAGTTAAATATGTCGTGTAACTTGTAAACATAAAATGCAGTATTTTGgacatacttacttacctacctattcgtagatgagaaatttcaagaatacaattcatacctacatacttaaaCAATAAGCGAGAAATAAGCCTATTCTACTTTTGAGAATCCATCTACTTAATGGAACGGCTTTATAATTTCAGACTCCTAGTACCGGATTTCCGCGAAAAACTTTTAGTTGCAGAGATGGCAGATACGTAGCAAACGAACAGTTTTGTGATGGCGTTTTTAACTGTGATGATAAGAGTGATGAACCACCGCATTGCACTGAGGTATGTCTCATTAGTGGAATTTATTTAAGTAGGTTTTTTGGAGGTCCCCCTCTTAGTTTGGTGCCACTTCATGAGAAAATAacgcataaaaaatttgaactcaatcCATGCTTACTTTTACTGATCGTGTTGTTCACTCATTTTTGTAATGCAAGCCACAGGCACGCGAGCTTATTGTTAGAATTTATACTGTCCATTGCAAACGTGTGACAAATGAAACGTACCTTAGTCGGGGGCGCCTAAGGATCACTAGCACCCCCTGCCGAtgctctgggacaacttttttcttaaagggagagtcctaaggaacatttctagcccttgtcctcaaaaaaaaaacagtgaccctacttacaaaatggcggccattttgattgacaggtcagccgaaatagcagattttgcgtttcaacataggactagcacgacattttttaaaccttacaaaggtagatcgaaagagcaggcgaAAATTTATcgtctgacaaaatttcaagcgttTAAGTAGtggctttttcaatttttggtgaatttttgaaaatcaaatttaggtcaaaactgaccaaattgacctagaaagctgaaatttgggatataccctgttttcgacctgccaaatcgattggaaattgtttcaaactgttttgagcagttttggaatctccagcagatttttgaaactcgaaattctcacaaaatttcatcaaatggagttgaaaagccgaaatctattctgcaaactaatttcaatacgctgtgaagtcgactgcaggtacctacatttcaagtagttttggagcctccagtagatttttgaaactcaaaactcccacaaaatttcatcaaatggggtaaGCAAGCtagaaatttactctgcaaactaatttcaattcaataatatgaagtcgactgcatggtggtttcaagtggttttgaatactttttgaaaatttcaattttcctaaaaacgccatgaaacttTACAAAAAGTCACTGCATGGACgttccaaaattatttgaacccgcctgaagtcgtcttcagagggtgtaaaaattagtttgcagagtaaatttcggcttgctaaccccatttgatgaaattttgtgggaatttcgagtttcaaaaatctactggaggctccagtaattttcaaaaaaacgctggaggctcaaaaacgacttgaaatttacctgcagtcgacttcacaacgtattgaaattggtttgcagaattaatttttgctttccaacttcatttgatgaaattttgtgagaatttcaaatttcaaaaatctactggaggctccagtaattttcaaaaaatcactggaggctccgaaatgagttaaaattcacctgcaatcgacttcacagcgtatttaaattggtttgcagaattaatttctgctttccaactccatttgatgaaattttgtgggaatttcgagtttcaaaaatctactggaggctccagtaattttcaaaaaaacgccggaggctcaaaaacgacttgaaatttacctgcagtcgacttcaaaacgtattgaaattggtttgcagaattaatttctgctttccaactccatttgatgaaattttgtgagaatttcgagtttcaaaaatctgctggagattccaaaactgctcaaaacagtttgaaacaatttccaatcgatttggcaggtcgaaaacagggtatatcccaaatttcagctttctaggtcaatttggtcagttttgacctaaatttgattttcaaaaattcaccaaaaattgaaaaagccaCTACttaaacacttgaaattttgtcagacgATAAATTTtccctgctctttcgatctacctttgtaaggtttaaaaaatgtcgtgctagtcccatgttggaacgcaaaatctgcgatttcgactgacctgtcaatcaaaatggccgtcgttttgtaagtagggccactgttttttttttttttgtggacaagggctagaaatgttccttaggactctccctttaagaaaaaagttgtcccggaagatcggcagggggtgctagtgatccttatgcgcccCCCTCGACTACCCATTAAGTAGGGATGTTAACCTAACcataatttttaaccaaaatgaattttaactgttaaaatgagacaaaaatctCAATCTTAACCATAATCATCATAAacgaaattttcatatttataaccataataaaaattgttaatcTAGAATTTTTAACCATAATCCTACCCGATTCATTTTATTTGGGTTACACTTAAATCTTCTTTTTGATcaaagtttatgaaaattaatgaataatgaaatttgatcaatttttgtgttGTACGTATGCATgtttttaggcaattttaattatgttttacctattcaattttgacagaattttgacaacattcatttaaaattttaatcaacattttttttaagaacCATCTCAAGGGGCATCCTAAGGaaccattttaaattttcaaaaatttatcaaaaatttatcaaaaataaaaaaaatcaatttgagcatctgaaattttccaaaaattctggtCCCATTCTAATCTGAGGCGGGAATCAGATAATTACttaattatcaacaaaaaaaagattgTAACGACGCtggtgtacctactcgtacatacatgtTTTGcacatatgtattttattactaagtaagtaatttgtatgtacttaatGTAGTCACATCTGCAAGTTTGTGGTACCTCTGGGAAATTCCGCTGTCCTAATTCTACACATCCTTGCATTGATGCGGATCGAATTTCTGATACGGTGGTATATGATAAATACTTGAAGAAAGAGAATTATAAGAATATGCCTCAAgacattttattcaattgtACAAATGAAAATGCAACATGTAAGGTTCAGTTTATGCACAATGACGTTCGCCAATGTTTTAATAGTTCATCCAACAGTTCTGAGAGTGAGtaaatttaaaactttaaattagaaaaataatcgTCGTAATTTCCTTAAAATAAAATGGCGGGATTCTCTTTTCCTATCCAACAATGCTCGTAGCCTAATCTCCaaacttacctatacctactacctgacagtaggtattgaaaattttgattgaatattGAACTCTTCTGACTGAATTTGTCACTCTGTTGTCGCAttaaaaattgtaggtaagtatacctaatacTGAATAAAAACTAATGTAAACAGACACAAAAGAAAATCGGCAAAATACccatacataggtaggtaggtattttattttttttttaaattttgaaattgttcgtcattttgaggttttattCTTTATTCTGCTGCTCTTCGAAGGTAGTTTTTGTTGGGAAATGAAATTTGTGTGTGAAAATAAGAACATTAGACCTAAATAAAAACATGAACAAGAACATGGAGCTTAGAGATCACCTTTATAGAAAATCAATTGACATAACGTCATATTACCAAAAACTGGTTTGGATCATacacaaaaaataggtacttacgtatTATAGGTAATCAattaaaaagaggaaaaaatattgaaaaacttttttttaattttctatgtaaatttttaaatttaaaacattagAAAAGTGAAGGTTCAAGATAGgtactaatttgaaaatttttctacagtGTTTTGAGCCCCCCTCCctgcaaatttttatcaaatgccctttaatttttcaaaaaaaaagtcaaaaacgaCCCATCCTACAATGGGTAGGGACCAGAGCAGAAGCacaatctttttaaaaattaaattaggtacgAATTCAAATGAATTAGTATATTTGCAGAacaaaaggaaaataataatgAAGGCAAATGTTCATCATACAATGAAACTTTTCTATGTAACGATACAAGAAGATGCTTGAGCTGGGAAAACGTTTGCGACGGAGATTGCAATTGTTTGGATTGCTCTGATGAGAATGAAACCTGTTCAACAGTTGGTAAGCTCATAAgttgaattagaaaaattgtcgGTGTAAAAACCTATGGTAAATACCCTAGGTAGATGTTATACATTATGTATACTTAGTAGTCTATCTATTCTAGTAATTGAATAAGTATCTACCTACATGGATgtaactgatttttttccttcacagATCATGATATGCTCGCAGAGTGTCGCTCATATTTACCTTTTGTATTACGTCCCAAGTGCTTGGATAATTTAAGTACGTACGTATTAATACCATATGTATTTATAAGTACctaaaatttaggtacctaacttacctataatgaaaatatttgtctATGCAATTATTGCACCTATACTTTTTATTTTGGTGAtacagtatttttattttgttgctCAATAGATCTATCTACACCCATCAACAATTGTTCAAGTGATGAGACTTGTGATCAAAAATGTACTCTATATAAAAAGAGAGCAATGTGTTCATGCAATGAAAACTACTATAGAATAACGGACGGAGAAAATAGTTTCAGATGTCAACATAAAGGTAGATACCTATGTCTATATTATGTTAACAGCAGCGCAAATGGATTTCAGGGCCCTTGTTGCAATACTCATTTAAAAAGGCTCGCTTTTTTCTCTCATCGAAGCCCAACTTTTAGAGGAAAAATATTAGATAAGTTTTCAACATGTCTGTGATTGGATGACGGGGAAATTGAGATGGTAGATTTGAAAAATGGCGTTAATTTTTAAAGGAAGGCAAGCAGaactttttagccaaatttttgttaaaaaataatgGCTATTAAGGCAAGCCCGAATTTCGAAAAACGTGTGAAGAGGATAACAAATTCTGTTATTTCTCGACCTCTTGAGCTTAAAGGAGATGATTCTCGATATGTCAGATTTtataagtacatactcgtatacctatatttataggtaggtagatgtgTATTTCGACTCATCACCCCTTCAATTTGGATGATAGGCAATTTgtaataataataggtacctatattgtatTCGTGCGTCCATTCCAGTTCCAAGGTGAAGATAGGTATTATAATTATGTCgaattcattctttttttcttctttttttcacgtAGATTTCGAGCAAGATGTAATTATCTATGCAACATCGACTGAACTGAAATATCTAAGTTTGACAACTAGGAAGTCTCATGAGCTGTACCTAAACCCGGCTGAAATTACTGCTTTGACAGCAACAACTGATCACTTGTACTACGCAATTTATTCGAACGGAAGTGCAATAATTACCAAATACTCGTTCTCTTCGACGAATGCCACAGAAATTGAACCCTACAGTCGTAATCCAGGTaaattattcaacttgaaaatttagcaCCAGACGCCTAGGCGCGCTTACCTATTCATCTTTCTTTCCGCAAATGAAAACGACGATGGAGGTATCTACTGATTTGCTGTATTTTTCAATAGATTCGCCCATTACTTCAATGGTTGTTGATCACTCTGGAAGAAATTTATACTTTATCGCAAAATCAACTTTAATGCATTATAAACCTTCTAATTCCTCTAATGctggtttttcatttcaaaatgtgaGTCACGTCGCATCGGCTCCAAATTATGGgtaacttttattaaaattatacaaTACCTATCTGCTtgaatataatattttaaattttactga
The sequence above is a segment of the Planococcus citri chromosome 3, ihPlaCitr1.1, whole genome shotgun sequence genome. Coding sequences within it:
- the LOC135838851 gene encoding prolow-density lipoprotein receptor-related protein 1-like isoform X3, with amino-acid sequence MGACVNVFKFVFLACLFNQVYCFTRFPPNPSKTFRCKSGQYVASNDLCDTVQDCSDGSDEPNSCKTWNCGPGQFSCVPNSNSTKNATCLNAKVLCDTRKDCADNFDEDNCGDLINVQNCELGDGKFLCRDKLRCLGLENTCDGYCNCFDCSDENENCTKIDYQSLSSCPNAYYPLPLSSGPICLCNSSNAAYQNLCKEVKNCTSGYRCDQKCSQYKNRILCSCFEDFTEVLVSNGFKCRSKNSSIISIAIDYITENVYFTTNESLSVCSKGGEICLQLKCCDVSYVVLNPKNGTMFYTKSSDKPNERLLMRSYMDGNHESVFIDGSFPDIVPVAVDEEFYRLYWLEGNRIHSISLHDKTIDVRSIVQKRDIRFNHALKSLTILDEIVFYTSQRDNKIYQAENLERFVKSAEEKSGRAYYDYYERPLQDNNYTLHTDADGTISIIDVKSYNAIRQLAAKAKNPCNSSCKGLCLLRSVSRFSLYYGSLFSNCICNDFSPSKSNNWCGASPLQINTPNDADGDDDGFPFMMTFLILIVLSAVLSGMYFVYDRYYRGVVHNSRRSQDDRIYDPNQDEF
- the LOC135838851 gene encoding vitellogenin receptor Yl-like isoform X1; protein product: MGACVNVFKFVFLACLFNQVYCFTRFPPNPSKTFRCKSGQYVASNDLCDTVQDCSDGSDEPNSCKTWNCGPGQFSCVPNSNSTKNATCLNAKVLCDTRKDCADNFDEDNCGDLINVQNCELGDGKFLCRDKLRCLGLENTCDGYCNCFDCSDENENCTKIDYQSLSSCPNAYYPLPLSSGPICLCNSSNAAYQNLCKEVKNCTSGYRCDQKCSQYKNRILCSCFEDFTEVLVSNGFKCRSKKFYGTELIYTTTNQIKALNATTKQVDYIKNDVQTQILAASRNSIYYTIFRDKSRSIYQILNYGSSKKNRKILDLNSSIISIAIDYITENVYFTTNESLSVCSKGGEICLQLKCCDVSYVVLNPKNGTMFYTKSSDKPNERLLMRSYMDGNHESVFIDGSFPDIVPVAVDEEFYRLYWLEGNRIHSISLHDKTIDVRSIVQKRDIRFNHALKSLTILDEIVFYTSQRDNKIYQAENLERFVKSAEEKSGRAYYDYYERPLQDNNYTLHTDADGTISIIDVKSYNAIRQLAAKAKNPCNSSCKGLCLLRSVSRFSLYYGSLFSNCICNDFSPSKSNNWCGASPLQINTPNDADGDDDGFPFMMTFLILIVLSAVLSGMYFVYDRYYRGVVHNSRRSQDDRIYDPNQDEF
- the LOC135838851 gene encoding low-density lipoprotein receptor-like isoform X2, yielding MGACVNVFKFVFLACLFNQVYCFTRFPPNPSKTFRCKSGQYVASNDLCDTVQDCSDGSDEPNSCKTWNCGPGQFSCVPNSNSTKNATCLNAKVLCDTRKDCADNFDEDNCGDLINVQNCELGDGKFLCRDKLRCLGLENTCDGYCNCFDCSDENENCTKIDYQSLSSCPNAYYPLPLSSGPICLCNSSNAAYQNLCKEVKNCTSGYRCDQKCSQYKNRILCSCFEDFTEVLVSNGFKCRSKKFYGTELIYTTTNQIKALNATTKQVDYIKNDVQTQILAASRNSIYYTIFRDKSRSIYQILNYGSSKKNRKILDLNSSIISIAIDYITENVYFTTNESLSVCSKGGEICLQLKCCDVSYVVLNPKNGTMFYTKSSDKPNERLLMRSYMDGNHESVFIDGSFPDIVPVAVDEEFYRLYWLEGNRIHSISLHDKTIDKRDIRFNHALKSLTILDEIVFYTSQRDNKIYQAENLERFVKSAEEKSGRAYYDYYERPLQDNNYTLHTDADGTISIIDVKSYNAIRQLAAKAKNPCNSSCKGLCLLRSVSRFSLYYGSLFSNCICNDFSPSKSNNWCGASPLQINTPNDADGDDDGFPFMMTFLILIVLSAVLSGMYFVYDRYYRGVVHNSRRSQDDRIYDPNQDEF